The window atgGTGGTCCCAcgatcacatggtgcgggaccacacacaacaactaaaaaaatcaaaagttttttttttaatatcttttatttataaagaaatctCTAATTTTaactagtataaataaaaaaatagaagtacATTTGAAAAGGCgaagtttaaaattttcaaaaagaattaacattcaattaaaaaacaaaaggactaacttgtaaaataaaacatacatggactaattaaattataatttaatcaaataaataagttgCTTGCTCTCTCTTGCAAGCTAGATACATGGATGTGTGAAGATTAAGGTGGGCTCAATTAGAAAGACAAATGCCAAGAACAATAGGCCCGTACGTATTCATGATCATAATGGCAGTTTGGCAAGCCATCCATCTCGGTCGATGAAggatgattttgaaaatttctcgAGCTGACTACTTCCATCAAGTTTCTTTTCCCATGGAACACGCTTTGAAGTATCTGATCCTGCTCCTTTACAATCAATCTCCGCAAAGGTGAAATTACTCCTAGAAAAAATTAGCAGTAACGCCAAATCAGAAAATACATATGTGGATTCTTCTTTAGAAATCTTAATTGATTAACCATTAAATAAGTGCAAAATCAATAAACTTACTCCTGTCCTGGATATTGCCAAGCATCCCAGCCAAGGGGCTGAACCACTTCAGATAAAAACGTGCTTTGAAAAATCACTGTTGCATATGGTCTATAAGCTCTCCCAAGGTAGGCTTGAAAACCTTGAATTCCAGTGACTGTGCAATTACTAAATACGAAACCATTAGTCTCAAAAGGAAATTCTCGACCTTGAGCTGTTATAAAACCATCACCAGTGACATTTATTGAGCAACCCTGCATGAATCATCCATCAGACACATTATTTTATGGTTcgatttattttcttcaatatctAATCAAGTATATACATATCCTTTTGAAGTATTTATGTGACTTATGATTTTAGTTCGATACATTTTCTTGTGTTATGCGGCAGAGGAGCACTTAAGGATTGGTTGAACTATAAATGAGATGATTTTGTTGTTGAGATTCCTTCTcgaaaaggaaaaatgaaattCCATACATAAATAAAGATTATTCCTTGGCAAAACTTACCTCATAAAAAGATTTGCCAACACCAAATATAAAATCTACTGCTCCTTCAATGTAGCAATTAGAGAAGTAATGGCGGCCTAGGGCATCCCATATTGTATCTTGAAACCCTAGAAAAGCACAATTATAGAAAGCAGTCTTATCTCCATAAATTACTGCTGAAACCGCCGGAACTGCACTGAGGTTACATGAATTCTGCCTCGTCGGTAAACAAGCAATGATTTCATCAGTTATCCAATTTGTGCTTGTATAATTTCTGAGTAATGCTATGCATACATactctttataaaaataaaaataaaaataaaaataaaaactcatataAACACATATTcgatcttcttcattttttccatatataaaagatcaatcataaaaacaaattttattattaattagtgAAAACGATATTGCTAGTGTATGATGAATTGGAAAAGCTGAAACTATTACCTTGAAGGTTATACCCTTTGCAACAATATTGGTTGGTCGAGAGGCAAAAGTAGCGCTAAGATCAGTTCTTTCATGTGCATCATAAGTAATCGTTGTGAGGCTGCTATCTTGTCCTTCAAGAAAAATACATGGCTTGTCAATTGGAATGGCTACTTGTTCTCTGCAAATGATTACACCATAATCCATgagattatttttcttctcatgaagaaattaaaaggaataaaataaaaccaactacATACACTTGATTATATtgctagtgtgtgtgtgtgtgtgtgttaacaTGGATGAAGAAAGCAAGGTTCAAGAAGAAGAGCTAGCACATGCTAATGAAGTTAAGAAAAGATTGCAGAGAAAGAGCTTTTTACGTGTAGGTGCCAGGATTAATTTGAACTTTGATCCATTGATCATTGTTTGCTGGGATGGAATCAATGGCTTCTTGAATCGTTCTAAAATTTCCCATGCCGGATTGATCAACAACTATGGTAATTGCAACTTTTGACCCATTATTCCCAGGCTTGCAGTCTCTAACTTGAGAGATCCCACGAGAAGTGATGATAAACAAGGTGACAAGGACGATAAAAAGTGGATGCTCCATCTTTTGTGAAATTGAATGAGGAGCGCTATATTCTTCGTGGAATAtatatagttgaaattgatgaaTAAGGGGACTATTATGAGCATATAATTATAGCTATATTCTCGCTTTGATTtccatttgaaaataataaatgaggTTGCCATTTTATAGAAAGGAAAATCACCTGTGGACGATAATTATATTCTgcttattttttaccaaaattcgGAAATTGTCAATTAATTAAGTAGGTTTAGACACTGCTCGCTAAttctaaatcaaattaaatcaaattttcatgtctaGGAGGGTCTCTGAGTTGTAGCTAGTAAAGGTTGATTAAGTATCTATTTAAAATTGTAGTtgcggtttaaaatattttcatttaaaaatacattaaaatgatagttttttattttttaaaaattatttttgaaatcagcacatcaaaacgatccaaaaacattaaaaaataatttttttaaattttttaaaaacacgagttGACTCACGTTTCCAAACAGAACCTAAATCTTTAAATCCACCTGTTAAGCTTTCTTCTAGTCAGGGAGCACCAGATGTACAAGatatttaaattacaaattagATATCAATTAAacttaaatcatataatttatcGAACTAATCCATTTGTATCCACAAAACTTGATACACATCttcaaaattttcatgaaaCACCAATTACgttctctcttttctcaaaAAGCCAATCAGGCTTTAATTCGGAATTTTTAATACGAGGCAAATATGGATACACACAAATTTTTAGTGTCCAATCATGATATGATCAAGCTTCTGGTCCAGAAATCTGAAATAATAATGCAGTGTGAAATGCTGCATAAATCCTTAATTAATCTAGAAATCTTGATGTAAACATCCGGTAAGAAAGATTTTaatccttctattttttttataataaatgtcaaaagatttattaaaaaaactcatgctAGTCAATTAGAGGATGGCCACATGACAAGATacagtttttatataaaaaagtacaaaaaaagaacagaagaagaaacaaaaaaggtcCAACAACATGGTACCAGACTTGCGAAAAAAGGGTTGAAGTGCCTTTATAATTTTGTGAGAACAAGGCAAAATCCTCAAAAGGAATGGTTTTAACTGGATTGAATGTGTATTGTTTTGTCTTGCATTTCACCCTGTAACACTTTCCCTTTCAAACCAGTAAAAGGACAGCCATGAGCCATACTGATCTGCCTATGCACTCTTCTGGGTTTTgcgattttgtttgtttttatattttaaaaatatttttaaaaaatttaaattttttttatttttttatttttaattaatattttttaatatttttagatattttaatatcttaatattaaaaataatttttaaaaaataaaaaaaatattttaatatatttataaataaaaattattttaaaaaacaaccataatttTCTAACATCCTAGCTTGACCTTTTTTTTCTGATCTTTCTGTCATGTTAACCAATAGACTTCCCAGCTTCACTcctttttaaaactatgttaaCGTTGACTTATTCGCTAACATATGTGCTTGTAAtgacattttatttaaaatattagtatTAAATATCG is drawn from Populus nigra chromosome 5, ddPopNigr1.1, whole genome shotgun sequence and contains these coding sequences:
- the LOC133694918 gene encoding probable pectinesterase 55 — translated: MEHPLFIVLVTLFIITSRGISQVRDCKPGNNGSKVAITIVVDQSGMGNFRTIQEAIDSIPANNDQWIKVQINPGTYTEQVAIPIDKPCIFLEGQDSSLTTITYDAHERTDLSATFASRPTNIVAKGITFKNSCNLSAVPAVSAVIYGDKTAFYNCAFLGFQDTIWDALGRHYFSNCYIEGAVDFIFGVGKSFYEGCSINVTGDGFITAQGREFPFETNGFVFSNCTVTGIQGFQAYLGRAYRPYATVIFQSTFLSEVVQPLGWDAWQYPGQESNFTFAEIDCKGAGSDTSKRVPWEKKLDGSSQLEKFSKSSFIDRDGWLAKLPL